A portion of the Toxoplasma gondii ME49 chromosome VIIb, whole genome shotgun sequence genome contains these proteins:
- a CDS encoding leucine rich repeat-containing protein (encoded by transcript TGME49_262530) has translation MEVGPSVQSPRTRCFSGVAEQLDAAMPAPVQDGQVDSMSTSDFSCSSSLLVEGAGANRSVDCLRGQLDSRGKAETQNFSEQLEGNSQYLTTAIGLIGKQADSFHGPASLAHPADRCEHAEGGVNFSAERRPRGFMGLERDRKEADEREGERARKRWRGAERTRQQVHVERKSFAELPQEVLELIFSRLGLADLSRCLCVAKSWHPPLNAVFAKTIVSLGTSRRLLLTDAQLEALLKRCPAVHTVELDCFLLTPRGAALLGNAPSLVSLSLTSVDHQTDEFFYALADVISGIESFSVAIFDRSKHITNAALEHLAGRLQKLQAFSVEISFRENLDFFVLALTRASAGTLRHVTLYDVSEECLVQLTAAIGKNLLSFSYTKTSSTSLPISDWLLQYLPLRMPRLTSLRLVDAVTPGVLAQVSSPFSSLFVSARRRRRRRRETELDRERVRERGRERERDQEREREQERERERDQEREREQERERERDQEREREQERDQDHSGSGIDRDEPRVARERGDNRERNGRETERLSSTSAAPLSSGGAPRRQRQDNLREALEQRGRRGNGDRIQEEEEEPPEEPRGHARPHGISRNSQRLCFEKVPPLVSPAGLSCLRPLAGHLEVLALSRSFGLPFTHATDVDLLQFFADFSPRLRELELNGFTKMSDGFLHEVLVACAEARFSAAPSHDSSPSSLSSCSSTSSPCPSLSSVSRASPCSPASAAPPLRGPGVASGFKLKKLSLEAADISDLGLHAIATALGSTAETLCLKRCANLSEAGHCAVAEYCRNLTSLNLGFCSGVNDLSVCSLLQSCPSLRTLVLNDARISDVALEAIGASLGENLLELALHRSDLITDDGLKALARACPNLVLLSLSSCTQVTDAGVVEIAQSCRRLLKLRLDGTRVTDVAIRAVGRCLHRLRYLHLQRCSHVTGESLAFFSTETHPCLKCIELSDPRRKISKEQIRAFRARNRPATALQLGDAALDD, from the exons ATGGAGGTCGGCCCCTCCGTGCAGTCGCCGAGAACGCGGTGTTTCTCCGGTGTTGCCGAGCAACTCGACGCCGCCATGCCTGCACCCGTACAGGACGGCCAAGTGGATTCGATGTCCACCTCAGActtctcctgttcctcgtctttgcttGTTGAAGGCGCAGGTGCCAACAGGTCCGTTGACTGCCTCCGCGGTCAGCTGGACTCTCGAGGAAAGGCCGAGACACAAAACTTCTCGGAACAGTTAGAGGGCAATTCTCAGTACCTGACAACTGCAATTGGACTTATAGGGAAACAAGCAGACTCTTTCCATGGCCCTGCTTCACTTGCACATCCCGCGGACCGTTGTGAACACGCGGAAGGCGGAGTAAATTTCTCTGCAGAGCGACGTCCACGTGGTTTTATGGGGCTGGAGAGGGATCGCAAAGAGGCTGATGAacgggagggagagagagcgaggaaacgctGGAGGGGCGCCGAACGAACACGACAGCAGGTGCATGTGGAAAGGAAAAGCTTCGCCGAGCTTCCGCAAGAAGTTCTCGAACTGATCTTCTCGCGCCTTGGCCTCGCCGACCTCTCCAGATGCCTCTGCGTTGCAAA GTCCTGGCATCCCCCGCTGAATGCTGTCTTCGCCAAAACAATCGTTTCTCTCGGCACCTCCC gtcgtctgcttctcacCGATGCACAGCTGGAAGCGCTTTTGAAACGATG TCCCGCTGTCCATACAGTCGAGTTGGACTGCTTTCTGCTCACGCCCAGAGGCGCCGCTCTCCTCGGCAACGCCCCGAGTctggtgtctctttcgctgaCTTCCGTTGACCACCAGACGGATGAATTCTTTTACG ccttGGCGGACGTGATCTCTGGAATTGAGAGTTTCTCCGTCGCCATCTTTGACAGGAGCAAACACATCACAAATGC agCCTTGGAGCACCTGGCGGGACGGCTGCAGAAACTCCAGGCGTTTTCTGTCGAGATTTCCTTTCGGGAAAATCTggacttcttcgtcctcgccttgACTCGAGCGTCTGCTGGAACTCTGCGCCA TGTCACTCTCTACGACGTGAGTGAAGAGTGCCTGGTGCAGCTGACCGCGGCCATAGGGAAGAatcttctttccttctcctaCACAAA gaCTTCCTCTACGTCTCTGCCCATCTCGGACTGGCTTCTGCAGTATCTGCCGCTGCGCATGCCCCGCCTAacttctctgcgcctcgtGGACGCAGTGACGCCGGGCGTCCTCGCTcaggtttcttctcctttctcgtcgctgTTTGTTTCGGcgcgacgacggagaagaaggcgcagagagacagaactcgacagagaacgagttagagagagaggacgagagcgagaaagagaccaagaaagagaaagagaacaagaaagagagcgagaaagagaccaagaaagagaaagagaacaagaaagagagagagaaagagaccaagaaagagaaagagaacaagaaagagatcAAGATCACTCAGGCTCGGGGATAGACAGAGATGAGCCACGGGTCGcccgcgagagaggagacaatcgagagagaaacggacgaGAAACTGAGCGTCTTTCCTCTACATCGGCAGCGCCGCTCTCGTCCGGGGGGGCGCCGCGTCGCCAGCGACAGGACAACTTGCGTGAAGCGTTGGaacagcgagggagaagaggcaacgGCGACCGAAtccaggaggaagaagaagaacctcCGGAAGAGCCTCGAGGGCATGCACGCCCTCACGGGATCTCCAGAAACTCGCAGCGCCTCTGCTTCGAGAAG GTGCCTCCCCTCGTGTCGCCTGCGGGACTCAGCTGTCTGCGTCCACTCGCTG GGCACCTTGAAGTTCTCGCTCTCAGTCGGTCCTTCGGTCTCCCCTTCACACACGCCACCGACGTGGATTTGCTGCAGTTCTTTGCGgacttctctcctcgtctccgcgaGCTGGAATTAAACGG CTTCACCAAGATGTCCGACGGCTTTCTTCATGAGGTcctcgttgcatgcgcagaagcccgcttctctgcggctCCCTCCCACGattcttccccttcgtctctctcttcttgttcctccacttcttctccttgtccttcgctttcttctgtctctcgcgcttctccatGCTCGCCGGCCTCGGCGGCGCCTCCGCTTCGAGGCCCAGGAGTCGCGTCGGGATTcaaactgaagaaactctCCTTGGAAGCTGCAGACATCAGCGACCTCGGACTGCATGCAATCGCCACTGCTCTC GGGAGCACGGCTGAGACGCTGTGTCTGAAGAGATGCGCGAATCTCTCAGAAGCTGGCCACTGCGCAGTCGCCGAGTACTGCCGG aaTTTAACCTCGCTGAATCTCGGCTTCTGCTCGGGCGTCAACGACCTCAGCGTCTGCTCGCTGCTTCAGTCCTGTCCATCGCTGCGCACACTCGTTCTCAACGACGCGCG GATTTCGGATGTCGCTCTGGAGGCGATCGGCGCGTCCCTGGGCGAGAATTTGCTTGAACTCGCCTTGCACCGAAGCGACCTGATAACAGACGACGGCTTGAAAGCCTTGGCGCGAGCCTGCCCGaacctcgttcttctgtctctctcttcctgcacACAAGTCACGGACGCCGGCGTCGTCGAG atcGCACAGTCCTGTCGAAGACTCCTCAAGCTGCGTCTTGACGGCACGCGTGTG ACGGACGTCGCGATTCGCGCCGTGGGCAGATGTCTCCACCGTCTCCGCTATTTGCATCTTCAACGCTGTTCGCATGTGACCGGAGAAAGTCTGGCCTTTTTCTCGACTGAGACGCATCCGTGTCTCAAGTGTATCGAACTTTCGGATCCTCGAAGAAAAATCTCCAAAGAACAAATTCGAGCCTTCAG GGCGCGGAACCGGCCGGCGACGGCGCTGCAGCTCGGGGACGCCGCTCTGGACGACTGA